A single genomic interval of Megalobrama amblycephala isolate DHTTF-2021 linkage group LG17, ASM1881202v1, whole genome shotgun sequence harbors:
- the b3gnt5b gene encoding lactosylceramide 1,3-N-acetyl-beta-D-glucosaminyltransferase B produces the protein MMFLKMPRFKKYQLRLMSLCFSTLLVMAYWEKIDNNIVTHVMSFSYRYLLNSFTFINASFRVNPEDTMKYSNRRYLINHERKCDEKDILLLLFVKSSSENFERRQAIRSTWGNETYVERTLGVTIRVLFALGLHPEPAYRSKLKMQLFFEDQRYHDLIQQDFIDTFHNLTLKLLLQLGWKEAYCHHAQFLMSADDDVFVHIHNLIHYLQGIGRNNSKGLWIGRVHRGSPPVRDKESKYYMSRDMYPWLAYPDYTPGSGYVLSRDVATKIYKASLTINPSFHIDDVFLGICAKVMDIAPQDHLFFSGEGKAPYHRCIYNQMMTSHGHVSDIREMWMRVTEAEVGQMPSGLIWSLYCTVMKVRLLCVPFISNSYPCKAAFFEHTSY, from the coding sequence ATGATGTTTCTCAAAATGCCTAGATTCAAAAAATACCAACTACGGCTAATGTCACTGTGCTTTAGTACCTTACTGGTCATGGCATACTGGGAAAAAATTGACAATAACATTGTAACCCATGTAATGTCTTTCTCATACCGCTACCTTCTCAATAGCTTCACGTTCATTAACGCAAGCTTTAGAGTCAATCCTGAAGACACTATGAAGTACAGCAATCGCAGATACCTCATAAACCACGAGAGGAAGTGTGACGAAAAGGATATTCTGCTCCTGCTCTTTGTGAAAAGCTCTTCTGAGAACTTTGAGAGAAGACAGGCCATTCGTTCTACTTGGGGTAATGAAACGTACGTTGAAAGGACGCTGGGTGTTACTATAAGGGTGCTGTTTGCTCTTGGCCTCCATCCTGAACCAGCGTACAGAAGCAAACTTAAGATGCAACTGTTCTTTGAGGACCAAAGATATCATGACCTCATCCAGCAGGACTTCATAGACACCTTCCACAATCTTACTCTGAAGCTACTTTTGCAGCTTGGCTGGAAAGAAGCCTACTGCCACCATGCCCAGTTCCTCATGTCTGCAGACGATGATGTGTTTGTCCACATTCACAACTTAATTCACTACTTGCAAGGGATCGGCCGCAATAACAGCAAAGGCCTTTGGATAGGAAGGGTGCACCGTGGTTCGCCACCCGTCCGAGATAAAGAGAGCAAGTACTACATGTCCCGAGACATGTACCCCTGGTTGGCTTACCCAGATTACACCCCTGGATCTGGGTATGTCCTCTCTAGAGATGTAGCTACCAAAATCTATAAAGCGTCACTCACCATAAACCCTTCCTTTCACATCGATGATGTCTTTCTCGGAATCTGTGCTAAAGTGATGGACATTGCTCCCCAGGATCATTTGTTCTTCTCGGGAGAAGGAAAAGCTCCTTATCATCGTTGTATCTACAACCAGATGATGACCTCACATGGACACGTCAGCGATATTCGCGAAATGTGGATGCGCGTAACAGAGGCTGAAGTTGGTCAGATGCCCTCAGGACTGATTTGGAGCCTCTACTGTACTGTCATGAAAGTGAGGCTCCTATGTGTACCATTTATTTCAAACTCTTACCCATGTAAGGCAGCTTTTTTTGAACATACCAGTtattaa